In the Arachis hypogaea cultivar Tifrunner chromosome 20, arahy.Tifrunner.gnm2.J5K5, whole genome shotgun sequence genome, atcAAACATTAAAGaagtttgatacattagagacaaaaaggtataatttatactttatttggaaGTTTATTTATTAGTCATTCTAGAATTATtctatgatgagtaaaaattttaaattcataatgCAATTCATTccgttaagttttattttaattttacttgatttggtaatttttttaaaaataatgtattatttttgtccccaacatttttctcttatttaagtccctaacgtatCAAAATCGTTTCAATTTTGTTTTGTTGTCAATTTTGTTAACAGATTCTTAACAGTAGGATAACATTGAGATcattttaaaacgttagagacttaaataggacgatttaaacgttagagataattttaaaacttaccttaaatgttaaaaaaaaaactttaatacTAACTAAATTATCATCAactattgaataaaattaaataaatatttggcAGTATGTACAAATGATTACTCAtataagaatatttttatataaaaataacaattaaaacaTTAATACATATTATATTAAACCATTTTTATTTAaacatattaaattaattaatagttttcaattttttttatacaaagatattttttttctcaaatcatTTGGACAACTCCTAATTCTAAAAATTAGAACACCACAATATATTCATATTATACACTTTTCcgcataatattaaaaaattcttatTCAATAGTTTACGTATTAGCTAAGATTCAAAtccaaatataatatattaaaaagcaTATAGTTTATTATTTGAACTAAGACCTCAACTGCCGAGATATCTTTATCTCTTATTAGTGTGAGTGTATATCGAATATGAAATCGGCATTCGTTAATACTTAATAGTGATAACCTAACATCGAGATTTTTGTAGATACTTAAAGTGAAAGGGAATTATTCTTGAAGCCAACAAAAAGTGAAAAAAGTGTGGATTGGGATAACAAAAGAGAACTCAACTTTTAGAGTTATTTTTAGCCATGCGGCTGCCAAAGCCCAAAAGGACGTGGCTACATTTCTTTGCTtcacttttttgaaaaatgtttaacaatttgaaattttcgatcaaatattattttattttattttatttattagaatgATATATAGCATATTAGCATACTCTTGGAAATGTGGGTTTTACACTTTATTTCGTTAAATAGTCACTTCTCGTATATATTAGTTTTCCGAATTAAACAAAGGCAAATTTTACATTTTCTTagaccttatttaacatattctaaaaatatatataactattCATTTAACGTATTAAATCTATTGATTTGTGGTATAATACTTTTTTCTAAGAGTAATAATTAAGAATTCTAACTCATCTAATAATTAAATGGGTAAGAATTcaaatgtatatttaatttttgggaatatcaaagaaaaataacttttttatatatGCACAATGTAAAAAAGATTTGCACAAACAATCAATCTTACATTATTacattagtaaaataaaaaaattttaaattcattacATAAAAAAATGATCTAAATGTATAAATATGATTAGATAATTGtgtaaaattttttcaatatattaaaattaaactcataaaataaaaaaatcaaaacttttttatttataattagagtAATAATTTAAGACTTCTAATCATTTTTGTTAATCCTAGTTTCATTACGAATAAAGCTCTAAATCCAAGTCATAATCCTAActaaatccaaccaagtattttaaattcacatGCGTCCGTTTCAgtgcctttttcttctttttcttcgttatcgtcatcactaataacaccaacattttgctaacatctttattggttttgattttctctgatgccatcattaaataattttggttcatttcttagtttatttgaggttcattggatccagaaatgaattcaatgtgtttttgttaatgattgagttttttttactgcttgttcaaatctgaactaatttcagttcatttgtgaactaattgaggttcacttaatACTCCTGATAAgtattgatcaaattttttattccttaagtaatttcggttcatttcttagtttaattgaggttcatttggatctagAAATATattcgatgtgtttttgttgatgattgagtctttttgactgcttgttcaaatctaaactaatttcggttcatttgtatgTTAATTAatgttcacttgatgctgctgataattattgaccaaattttttattccttaagtaatttcggtttatttcttagtttcatTGAGGTTAATTTGGATTTAGAaataaatttgatatatttttattgatgattgagtctttttttaCTGCTTGTTTAAAtttgaactaatttcggttcatttgtgtgttaattgaggttcactttatGCTAttaataagtattgaccaaagtttttagcaaagaagaatgaaattattcattatctttttattcaattgcattagatttcatTCTATTATATTCAATTTGTCTTGAAAGTCATCCCAATTTTTGGGACAAATTGTTCATCAACAACATACATAGACTACAAATGAACTGAAATATCATTATAACAAGACCAATATATAATAgcaaatgaaccgaaaattgtGCATTCTATAAACTTAGAAACTCTTGTAATTTCGGtgtatttctgagttaattgtgttATAATCACTGTGTAATTTTGAAAAATCTGGTCTCGTTATcctacacaattcaaaactcttcttcctcctccttctcatcttctgcttcttcttcttcttctttttcattttttccttcttatttcattttctcaacattcttttttatttactctcttgagaggaataaaaccaagaaaaagagaaaaaaatcaaacaaaaaaaactgtaataatatgaaaaagaagagaagaagaagaaacaaaaacaaaatatagCAACAACTAACATCACCAATATAGAAAAAAGAGGAGGAGGCGCACGAAAAATAAACACAAAGTGAAGCAAGGTATCGTTTGAGTTTGTGAAATGCGTATATACACGCTacgtataataaaaataatttttgttgaatttatggcaacttaattaaatttgattaccaAAAATACTTGGATATATAGCagctttcttttattattgtgTTTGAATTCACATGTTATTTTCTAAACTTAGGCTCTATATACTTCATCCTATTATAGTTtaggataaagtattattttacttttcaaaacataattaatgtaattagaactttaaaaattattttgatacatacaattaattttaaatataattatcaaaatcaaattagTAACTAACCCAgccaaaattttaattattggttcaaTCATTCGTTAATTGATTAAACTAATTGACCCAATCATAATGaagtaattatgtaaaattttattttcttcttttcataatgagtaatttttaaattttatttttattaaattaattattgttttacAATTTTAATAATTCATTAATAAACTTATACCTATTATAttcataaatatttattaaaaagaataatattaatagataatttataactatgaataaaaaaatatgttataattaataaaagtattttttgttttgctttttaatttatagattttcaataaaatttaatattatataataataaaaataaaattggtctCGTGGCAAAGTTAAGCTTACAAAGTTTTCTCACCCTTACATGATCTCAAGGATCACTTTGATTCTTCAGAGCAATTTGAATTGGATATTTTTTGGGTATTATTTTAACATCTGTTGAAttgacttaaaattaaaatttatattagatacaatatttaaaataaaattattatcagtaaaaaaaattatatcactttaaaaaatattaattaaatattatcacttatataatttattaaatgataaaattaaaattgatacaaaatttaaattcagTTGAGACTAAGTATTGGTATcacaacacactcacacacatTATATGGATTTATTTTTGGGTTTATTTTTCCTTCCGTAGAACTTGAATCCAAATGTAGTTGCTAAGAAGACATATGATATGCTACTCAACCAAATCTCCAACAATACTATCCTTATCCTTAATCTCTCTTTTTGCAAGATCTTCCAAGGTCCTCCTTGTTTTTGTTTGGTCTGGGCCAAAGGCCACAAAAGAAACCCGGTTCGGAAATTCGCCCCAGTTCCACAACACAAGATGGATCCTCCTTTGCATATGACTCCTACTCTGGTCTTTTCTGCATGTCAGGTGCTCCTGCCTTGTTCTATCTCTCGCCAACTCTGCTCCTCCTTTGGTACAATAACCATGTTTTTCTAGGgcaataaaaatcatatataaatCTTTATCATTGCTCCAATACCTCTCTTTCGTTCTTATTTTCAGCAATAAGTAGATGACATCATTGTCAATGGTAGATTTACCCGCCATAAAACCAAAGATATTGTTAAATAATGTTGGGTGAATGATCATAAATTCTTGAAATATATAGCACCCCactatttttacattttttaaccATAAATCATCATATTCCTAATtaattcaatttgtaatttaaatttggataaaaataaattttagaaaacacattaaatatattataaaattacacAAATATTTATCAAATTCTATACTTTTATAAGAATAGAAATAATATGATATGTCAATTATTTATAATTCAATTCAAACGTAATACTCCATATTCAAACAAAATATGCAAAAGGAATTATCATACAATAATACAAACAGAAAATAATTTACCTTTCGAAAATATACATACAAGAGACAGAATATATAACAAAGATATACCGGTGCATAAGTTTAGCAGTTTCAGAAACAAGACCATATACTAAATCTGTATGTATCAATTACAAAGGCTAAGGCAAGCTTAGTAACATTGTCAACTCAACAGCTGGGGACTAACATTTCAGATTTACATAAATCATTTACCAAATTAACAGCTAGAAGAAGATGAAGTAAGactgcactacaagaaaataaacaCTAAGGCGGTGTAATATGATATAAGTGGCAACAAGAACAAAACATTGCAGTACCAACTTCTAAAATCCGGCAGCTATATATTACAGAAAATAAACTCAACTAGGACATTAATAGATGAGCCAAAAAAAAGTTAGCCTTTGGTTCGCATAATCGTGATGCTACCTTTTCCCCCTTCCGTGCGAATCTTTGTTTTGTTAACGACAGGCTTCCCCGAGAAGGCTGATTTGGGATAAGCTGATGGATCTTCATTGCTTTGCTTTGATTTTGAAGACGGCGGAGTCTGAATCCGCTGATTTATTTCCTTCAATGTTACATCTCCATGAGCACCACTAGGCTTAACAAAAGTAAATGGATAGACCACAGAAGAAGCCAACTTTGGCGGTGTCTGTATAAACGATTTCCTACCTAAACACGAAAAATGGGTCTAAATTTgttatcaaataaaaaaacttCATCTTATTAACTATATGTAGAGCCCATTTTTGGGATTGAATGCAGCTATTTATAATGACCTTGCTAACAAGaaatcaataaaattaaaccaGAAAGTGACACTACATCAAGAAGAAAGTTGAACCTTTGAAGATAATATTTTTGGAGGTTCGAGTGACCTGCTGCTTCTGCTGCTGAACCACATTTTGCTCGGAAGATGCTGTGATGTCGACCAactctgaaagaagatgaattttTTGTTTGAGAAAATACGATTCAAGTAGAAAAGAACAAAATCAAGGAAGAAGCAGCATCCTTCTAACGGCGAGGGGAAAAAATGGCATCTACCTGCAATATCAATCTGAATATCCTCTGCCCCTGAAAAGTTCCTGAAATCAAACAACATAGTCATCAGAATCAGATGACTTTGTATAACCAACTATATGTGAAAAATCAGTCATCCATAGAAGCATACAAATCATCGGGACTGAATTGCATCTCGCTATCATTAAGGCATTCTGCTAGCCAACCTTCAGTGGACTCAAGGTCTTCATAACCAGACGATGACGATGCATTTCCTAATGCATATTCTATGACGGTTGGGAAAACATGAGCCTTCAGAAATTTATCTAAGCCATTATACCAGGAAAAGAAATACAATGAAAAGACAGGATAAAATCTTGCAAGAGGAAAACCTGATGATAAACCAGGAACCCATTGTGACACTTCAGGAAAAGCATCCGTGATCAAGTCCTCCTTCCCCTATATATGCGCAACGAAGTAACAGTCAGCAAATCAACAACTTTATTAATCACTATGTCTCATTGGGATTAGCATGCCCTACTAGATATAAGTGACAAGCAATCTCGAACTGCTGAACAGTAACCCAAAACACAAACTCCCCTTTATTGAGGGATGAAATATCCTTAACCGCGAAGAGGACTCATTGAAGCAGAATATATCACCAAATATAATACTTTAAAGAAGACATCAAGATTTGAACCAAATGGCTCATTAATAGCTAATATACAAGGGGTTTCAACAGAAACTAGCCTTAACATAAGATAGGGATAAAATAACCCAAACTCATGAAACTGAACACATGTAACATGCATTCATTTTCGGTTCAACAACATAATGGTAATATATCACAAAATTTACTTAAGACAGATTCAAATAGTTTTTGTATGATATGGACAGATCTGAATCTTCATATTTTTACTACTGTCTAACATATTAGGAGTGTGAAAATTTATTGGAAAGCTAGAAGCACCAACATTTGATTTAAAATATGGCAAAGACATCTCTTCCTTGGAAAGAGAATGATCCCTCTCCTGGCCATTGAATTGTAGCATCCGCCGCCTCTTGACTTGAGAAGAAGTCTCCCTCCCCTCCTCTACTTCTTTTTCTACATCATCCGAAACTGAAATCCAATATTTCCTTGAATCAAACCAGGATAGTTCATAACAACAATTTCTAAAGCAAAAAGAACAATCTAACAAGATGCCAACATCGACAAGACATCAAATGAACTGCCTTACCACTATTGTCAACATTGTATACCAAATCACCACATGCCTTAACTGGTGTAGTTTCATCTTCAAACATGTAGGAAATATCTTCATTTTGGAGCACACCATTCCATGGCTCTTCTGAAAtatattgaagaaaaaaaaatcaggCATTACTTATGTAATCgtgtaaaaaaatcaatttaacatCAAAGTAAGACTTACCAAAATTGGAAGTCTTTTGGAGATCATGATCCTCCCCATGCCAATTCCATGGTTCTTTAGCACCACTACTACGATAGAACAGAAAGTAAGTGCAATTGTCATGACATGCCATTGATGTAAAATAATAACCCATGGACAAAATCCATAAACAACCGCATCAACAAAGTCTTATTCCACATGGATTAAACTGTCATTGTGCTCTATCATGAATCATGATTAGAGTGAGCACATGGATCTCCTTTGAATGtaaagaaataaagaatcaaCAAGAAGAATTGAATCAATCCCTCCCCACACCCCCAACTTCAGACATTATCAAATTCAGCTACAGAAAagcaaatattaaatatattgcaAACTAAGTACTAATTAGCACTCCAAAGATTGCCCAGTGTGTGGTTGGTTGCAGACattataaaaaaagattaaatacaTTGCAAATTGAACCACTGAAGTACTAATTATCACACCATAGACCAAACTAAGCACTGTAAATTGTAAAATGAAACATTAGATTCTACAACAAAAGTCATTTATaatgtttaaaatttatttaaaacttaaagaaACATGCAGTCTCTCATTTTCATTTGTAATgtttaaagtttatttaaaaacttATGAATGTGTAGTTGTATATGTTCTTGGAGCACACATTAAGCGTGCTTAAGGAGCAAGAGCATGCAAGTACTTCTCAGAAACCGTAGCACGAgcttaggaaaaaaaaaaaaaaccaaaaaaataattaaaaaaaattgaaattcttcATCCATGAAATTTGACAGAAAACCAAACAACCTAATCTGAGATGGTGGAAATCAGAGAGCCACAATGCAAATCAAAACAACTGAACCAAACAGCACCATATATTTAGCAGATAATGCACAAAACAACAGCAAGATgaagtgaaaaataaaataataaatttttttacaaaattcccaatttcttttcttaaacaaaacaacacaaaaaagaatagcaaaaaaaagaaacatatatCAGAACAAGCACCTCGAAAAGCATAAATGTGCTTCTCCAAACAACTCAATCGCGCCCAAAAATAAAACCCTCACCTTAAAAGAATGTCGAagctgaaaataaaataaagtaagacAAAATAGAGAGAGAGATTTACTTGTCGTCGTCGCTGTTGTTGTTATAATCCATTTCAAGGGCAAGAAGCAGGGAGTCAAGTTTCCAGTCACAACTGATCAGtgtcttttctttttatatattttctagaAAAAGACAGTGGAAAATAGAAAAGAGAAGTAACCGTTACAGAGAATAGAGAGATCGGTTCCCTGTTGTGACTTGAGAGGCTATGACCTATATATAACATGGGAGAAACTGACCCGAGCATGACGAGAAAATACAGGTTTAATTATTTACGTGTCATATTGGGGCTCATTTTTTTTTAGAGTAAAGTGacaaacatctttaaagatattgaTTTTAGATTAATtagtctttgaaaaaaaaaataccaaattaattttttttaagataacaaATGATAAATATGTATGACTTTTTGTCCGTGAATAgtgtaaaataaaattgaattgtcCATGTATTTCGTTATTTATAGTGGTGCATGTCTCTTTATTGTCACATGAGTAGTAAAACGATATAGTTTTGCACAGTGAAACATTTATTATCTCTTGAGTTTTCATATATCTTTTATCAATGCTCTCTATTTATCATCAATTCtatcaaaacaagtgaaatttcaTTCCAAAAATTGTTATCTACAttactatttttcataaatagATATATCAGAGTAATTAACAGTACCTAAGCATCACCGTTAagttttaattgatgaattgatagaAGGACATCATGTGTCCATTGTTTGCTATCTTGGAGGACCAAATTAGTACTTTTTTTCTTTAGGAACTAATTAGTGCAAAGTTAAAATCTTCAAGGATCTAattgttattttactttttttttttaatatggagAGTATATTGGTGTTTTGAATGGAAATGGACGATTTTGGTGTATTTACATGTTGGTGGATGTGTCAATAGCATCAACACGTGAGGGGCGTGCTGACGCAGGACGCAAAGGGTTTGCTGGCAACACGTGGGGAGCGTGTGGCTGACGTGGCAACGTGTGATTCGAGGCACCTCCAACACGTGGGGGGAGTGTTGATGATGTGGCAAAGTGTAATTAGACGGCAGCTTCAACACGTGGGAGCATGTTGCTGACGTGTCGCTTTGTGATTTGATGGCGATGCAACATATGGTGGGCGTGTTGAGTGCTCAGCCTGTAAAAGAAAAGCTCGGTATCATTTTATTGCAGAGAAAAGAGTTGTTTGGGTGTGTTTCTGGTGTGATAGAGGGTACCGCAAATTTAGTAGTGTATCGCAACGGTGAGATTATACAAaatactcatgagggagtgaAGTTTGTGTGTCAGAGCTGTTTTCGTTTGTGGTTCCATGGACCATGACGTTCATGGAGCTTCAGAACAGACTCTGTCAAAGCATGGAGAACGGTATGTTGAGGAGAGTGAGTAGTATTCTGTATCGGAATCCGATTATAGTTTTTAGTGGTTTAATATAGTTTGATATTATGCCGATCATTGACGAAGCGAGTATGCAGAATATGTTCCAAATTCACCGGCAGACTTAAGTGCAACAGCCACAGATTGAGCTGTATGTTGAGTTTAAGAAAATAGAGGGAGATGGGATTCAAAATGATTCAGATATAGAGGATGACAGAGCTGCAGTGTGCGAAGGAATGAACAATGACAGCAAAGAGGACTTCGAAGCCACTTATGAAGCCGACGACAAAGACGAGGATGGTGATGTGGGAGTTGAGGCAGCAGCAGAGAATGTAGTGGTTCCTCCCGCAGTTAGTCAACCGATAGACGTTCTACCTTTTATGCGTAACTTGGACCTTGACGCCAGCCATGCACCGGAAATCCCAGAATATGCAAACATAGGTATGTGATGAGTGAATAATACGTTCTTGTTAATTTATATTTTCGATGGATCAATGAATGATGATTTCTGCTTTCTATAGGTGTTGCTGATCCTAAGGACGGAGAGTTCAGGATTGGAATGGaatatatttctagaaagtcGGTCGTCATAGCAATTAGAAgttacactatctctagaggagtcGACTACAATGTGTATGAGTCTGTGTCATAGATGTTCTATGTAAAATGCAAGAGTATGGGCGTGGGTGCGATTGGCTTATCTGAGCTAAATTGATACGAAAAAAGGTTGTTGGGAGATACTCAGATACAACGGTAGGCACACATGCACCATGAGAACGATTTCACAGGATCATTCCAAGTTAGGCTCGGATACAGTTGCTGAGGCTAGAAGGCCATTGGTTGAGACTGACCTGTCCATCGAAGTGAAATCTATAATTGCAGAAGTCCAGTCAAGGTTCAACTACACCATCAGTTACcgaaggcttggttggcaaagcaaaaGTCCATAGCCAAAGTTTTTGGTGGTTGAAAAGATTCTTATCAAGCTTTGCTATGGTGGTTCTTGATGATGGTTTGAAAGATGCCTGACTCAATTGTCCAAATAGAAATGCGACCCCTGTATAACGGGAATGAGGAGGTGAACGGTGTCAGGATACTTTGTCGCGTATTTTAGAGTTTCAACCCGTGCATTAGAGcgttcaagcattgcaagccttTGGTTCAGGTTGACGGCATACACCTTTACGAAAAATACAAAAGTGCACTATTGGTTGCTGTTGCACAAAATGATAACTAGAACATTGTGCCTATCACTTTTTCCCTAGTGGAAGGGGAGACCGCTGATGCGTGACACTTTTTATTAGTAATTTACGAAGGCATGTTGTTAGAAAAGATGGTGTGGGTATAATCTCAGACCGACATGAGTCAATCCGGACAGCAGTAAATCATTCTGGAGATGATTGGCAACCTCCAAGAGCATGGTGAATGTTTTGTATTAGGCACATCGTTAGCAACTTCTTAAGGGAATTCAAAGTTCCGCACTTCCAAAAACTTGTGGTCAACATTGGGTATTCAAAGACGGTAGAGGAGTACAACATCAACTATCAGAGGTTGCAAGAGCGAGGTGAGGCATATGCCCGGTGGTGCGATGCCATTGGACTTAGACATTGGGTATTGGCATTTGACGAGGGATATCGATGGGGCCATATGACGACAAACCTTGTCGAGTGCATTAATTCAGTGTTGAAGGGTGCCCGAAACCTCCCTGCGTTGGCGCTCGTCCAAGCAACATATTATCGATTAAACGAGCTATTTACGCGGAAGAGTGCCGAATAGAAACAAATATACAACGTGCTGGAAATATAGTTGTGCACCGGTTTGATAGACGAAACGAGGTATTTGAGGTGCGTGAAATGCCTAATGAAAAGGTGTTGCAGAGTGACTGTGGGTACTTTCAGGTGGAACGACTACCATGTGGACATATTATTGCTTCCTGTGCCAACCAGCGATTCGACTGACAGCTGTATATGAATGATGTGTACAAGATGACAGAGGTTCGTAAGGTCTACAGATTTGAGTTTGTACTATTAGGCAATCCAAAGACATGGCCTGGTTATCCGGGACCGACATTGGTCGCTAACCCCGCTTTGCGGCGAACGTCGAAAGGTCGCCCCAAATTGACCCGATACCTTAATGAGATGGATTCATGAGAAATGCGTGGTCCTTGGATATGCGGTCTCTGTGGTAGATAGGGTCATAGACGGAGTCGATGTCCTCAGCGTGCTAGACCGAGTGGAGTTTTTGATGATGTTGGACCGAGTGGAGTTGGTCATGATGCTGGATCGAGTGGAGTTGGTCATGATGCTGGACCTTAGATCTTTGTTGGTTGTTGTGCTATATGTTTAGGGTTAATTTTATCGGTA is a window encoding:
- the LOC112784717 gene encoding protein XRI1 isoform X2 is translated as MDYNNNSDDDNGAKEPWNWHGEDHDLQKTSNFEEPWNGVLQNEDISYMFEDETTPVKACGDLVYNVDNSVSDDVEKEVEEGRETSSQVKRRRMLQFNGQERDHSLSKEEMSLPYFKSNGKEDLITDAFPEVSQWVPGLSSEYALGNASSSSGYEDLESTEGWLAECLNDSEMQFSPDDLNFSGAEDIQIDIAELVDITASSEQNVVQQQKQQVTRTSKNIIFKGRKSFIQTPPKLASSVVYPFTFVKPSGAHGDVTLKEINQRIQTPPSSKSKQSNEDPSAYPKSAFSGKPVVNKTKIRTEGGKGSITIMRTKG
- the LOC112784717 gene encoding protein XRI1 isoform X1 produces the protein MDYNNNSDDDNSGAKEPWNWHGEDHDLQKTSNFEEPWNGVLQNEDISYMFEDETTPVKACGDLVYNVDNSVSDDVEKEVEEGRETSSQVKRRRMLQFNGQERDHSLSKEEMSLPYFKSNGKEDLITDAFPEVSQWVPGLSSEYALGNASSSSGYEDLESTEGWLAECLNDSEMQFSPDDLNFSGAEDIQIDIAELVDITASSEQNVVQQQKQQVTRTSKNIIFKGRKSFIQTPPKLASSVVYPFTFVKPSGAHGDVTLKEINQRIQTPPSSKSKQSNEDPSAYPKSAFSGKPVVNKTKIRTEGGKGSITIMRTKG